Below is a genomic region from Prunus persica cultivar Lovell chromosome G3, Prunus_persica_NCBIv2, whole genome shotgun sequence.
cataaaacacccaataaatCACACAAtttaataagatttttcacaaaaataataaaaccaagtattattttttagattattacataattagatcgaaatacgttttaaaaaataataagtatcaaaaaaatattttttttaaaggatggtatgaataaatatgcaaatatttggtgatgtgttcaagaaaagcatgattatatttggtggtacaaTTATatttcgtgatatgattatatttggtgatgtgatatgttgttcatcttatatatatatatatatatatatataaaattgttgaattaataattgacataaattaatgtgctaatcatccaattataaactaggaatgagtaaagaaaagtaaatgaaatgaaacaaattatatatgtgatttaagtgatataatcctaaacctaaactcttatttatacataattatatatgtatgcgggtCTAGCTGGCCGGGCTTTTGTGGGCCGGCCGGACGgggctttcttgggcttaatcAGGCCGAGTTGGGCTTCagacacccaagcccaagTCTAGCCCAGCCCAAGGAGAGTCAGGCTTTTTTTCGATGGGGCAAGCGGGTCCCTATCTGCCCATGAGCCcgcgggccaaatgatgaggcctaaATCTAGCAAAGAAAGTGATTTGTGTAGCTTTtcctgctaaaatatgaaaactataggagaatatttgtttgtgggaattttctgtgtattcttctccttgtaagaagtcatatttataatacaacaaaacctgaataggcaagtaaataataaattcctaaatctatttacagtaggaaattaggaattaaagtaaatcaattacaattataataggaatttttagtgtgtaaggaaagtaagtcaatagtccacaagtcacgccaacactcgcCCTCAcattggtgcatagatgtcgtcAATGCCCAATTGATTTAGTGAATTGTGGattgctttactggaaatcacctttgtcaaaatatccgccaattaaTTCTCGTATATCACGAAAGGAAattgaaacactttagcctcaagcttttgtttgataaagtgtcgatccaccttaatatgtttagtacgatcatgttgAACCAGATtttgtgcaatggctatagcagccttgttgtcacaaaagagattcattgtggatataggtttatacccaagttcagtaagcaactttcttaaccacgTAAGTttacaaatccctttagtcatgcctctgaactcggcttctgcactagataaagctactacattttgtttcttgctcctctatgccaccaaattacctcccacaaATGTGAAGTAACCTGATGTgaattttctatctgttacattacctgcccaatctacATCTGAATAACTATCAATATTCAGATGACCATACTTTGaaaacataagtccttttccaggtgcagacttcaaatatctaagtatccgaagaactgcattcatgcggtcttcacttggagagtgcataaattgactgacaacgctcaccgtATAAGCAATGTCtagtcgagtatgtgacaaatagatcaatcttcccactaacctttggtatctttctttgttagttggaacttgatccgaaTATTCTctaagatgatgattctgaacaataggagtgtccgcaggtttgcAATATAACATTcttgtgtctgtcaacaagtccaagacatatttcctttgagagagaaatatgctttgctgcgatcgagccaccttaattcccaagaaatacttgagtccacctagatctttcatctcaaactcagtagccaaatagtcttgtagctgtgatatttcctgtttatcattcccagtaataattaattcatcaacatagattattaatgttgttactttttcttttcagtgtTTCAAGAATatagtatgatctgagttgcactgtttgaaaccaccatggtgaaccgtccaaaccatgcacgtggtgactgtttcaatccataaaaTGCTTTTCGTAATCTGCAtactgttccagtctgagtagtattatatctaggaggaatgtccatgtacacctcctctaTGAGTttgccatgtagaaaagcattctttacatcaaactggtgtagtggccaatccaaattagctacAAGgaacaataagactctgacggtgtttaactttgtaACTGGTGCAAAGAtatcttcatagtctataccataggtctgtgtgtaccatTTTGTCataagtcttgccttgtatagctcaatagatccatctgcattgtattttatagtaaacactcATCTATATCCGACagtcttttttcctcatggtatagtctccaatgtccaagtctaatttttctcaagagcattcaactcctcttttatagcttggacccacttaggatctttcaatgtttcagagaccttggttggaatatagatagcagacaactgatgcacaaaagccttgagtgggtcagacagcttctcagtggatacatgatttgcaattggatacttagATGttttgccaatatcaggtgaataactgtttggtggcttcccacaattttgcctgaaaggtaattgatatccaatagatTTATcctctaaatgcacaagtctagtaggagtagctACCTCaaagatattctcaggagattggtccgTTGGTACTATTGAGTGAGAGGgaggtcttcatcttgttgtccTAAGTTGTTTGTAGGAGTATGACTCGAATCAAAAACAGCTTCACAAGGGTTAGGCGATCGATCGTTGTTTGGCAAAGATCATTCACACGTACCAGACTCGGGACAATCGattgttattgtttcttgGCCGAGAGCAATCTTCGTGCATAGATGAATATCTTCGTTTTCCAAGCTGCTCCAATTGGGCTCTTCACTctgtatctccccctgaagagtAGAATTGGATGTTGGGTCATAGAAGAACATCTCCAATTCTAGAAAGgtgacatccaaagtgacataggttcgccGGGAATGGGGGTGATAACATCAatagcctttctgatgagtggcataacctaaaaaacacaacgaaatgcacatggatcaagtttgcttcgttgatttttgtggagatgaacgaatgGCACACAGCCACAAATGCAAAGGGTAAGCACCAAAACAGAGGGTAGAGGCCCGTGTTACGCGAGCACTTGTAATGGAGTTTTGAAATTCAAGACctagaaggcatgcggttgataaGATGGACAATATCATCCAAGTGATGATGAGGAACATGGCCAACAATGAGAAGAGCACGGGCTGTTTCAAGGAGATGATGATTCTTCCATTCGGCAGtatcattttgttgtggtgtctggGGGCAAGTTGTCTCATGAATAATGCCATGTGTCCGGAAataagtctgaaagtcatgattaaCAAATTCTCCATCATTGTCAGAGGGAAGAATCTGTATTCAAGCATTGAACTGTGTTTCCATCTGTTTGTGAAAGGATTGGAACATGAAAAACActtcattcttatttttcatcaaataaagccatgtcatctgTATACAATCATCTACGAATATGACAAACTAACGAACACCAGAATGAGTAGAAATAAGTGATGGTtcccaaacatcagaatgaattaaagcaaaaggaaTAATACTTTTATTCATACTTAAATGATAGGGTGCTCTATGACTCGTGGCTAAAATGCAAGTGTCACATTTAAAATGTGAGTCCTTAAATACAGAAATGAACTCGGGCAATAAGTGTCTCATATAACCAAAAGATGGATGCCCCAAACGTCGGTGCCAGAGCCAAATCTATTGGTGCTTGTCATCAGACGGATGCTTTACACTGTTGGCACATCCCATACTGAAGTCATCCACATAGTACAATCCCCCTCTTTTAGTACCACGCCCAATGATCTCCTTCGTGAGAATATCCTGTGGTTAACAAAAATTAGGATAAATTAGTGCACAACAATTTAGTTGTTCAGTTGCCTGGCTCACAGACGTTAATTTATTGGACAAGATGGAACGAGTAGAGTATTGAAAAGGGACAGAGAAGGTGAAAGGGCGACAGTGCCGGCCCCTGTCACAAGATAGGTAACTCCATTCGCATTGGCAATACTTGTGCCGCAGGGTGTAGTGGTGTGCAAAAAATAATTCCGATCAAAAGTCATATGATCAATGGCACCAGAATTAATTATCCAACTAGTAGTATCTCATAGATCAGAAGTATGAAATACATAACCACAGTTACCTGAGACATTCGAAAGCGCGGGACTATCAGTAGGGTCTACCTGCGAAAACAAGGCTAATTGGGGTTCGGTAGAGATAAGAGCAGCACGGCCGGAACTACTAGCAGTTTCTCTGAGCTTGCGAGCGCATAGGTCTTCCGACCAATCAGGATAACCATTCAGCTTAAAACAGGTGTCGTGGGTATGTTTAGGGTTGCCACAGTGCGTGCAACCACTTCCATTAGTCGGAGCCTTGGGACGGGAAGGTGGGATGGGTTTAGAAGGTGGCGCACCAGCAGCAGTAGCATATGACTGGATTTAAAGGTGGGCCACAGTAGAGGAATTCTGAGGCAGTTCGGCACGAGTAGGAGGACCTGATTGAGGTGCACTCTTGGCCGCTAAGCCAGCGCCAGTGGGTGCAGATGAACCCATCATCACAGCTTGTCGAACATCTTCACAGCGGACATAGGCATATGCTTGCATCACAGTAGAGAATGGAGTTATGTGAAGAATATCACTTCGGGCCTTATCAAGACGATCATCAAGGCCatccaaaaatatgtaaactCGATCTTCTTGCAGAATATCATTATAGCACTTGATATCACTTTCATACTCCATCATATTTGGACGACGGAAATCAATCTCTCCATAAGCTTTGGAGAGTATTGTAATAGGTTTCAATGGAACTGCCAGCTTGTCGCATACGGGAGACTCGTCGTTTCAGATCATAAACCTGAGAGGTGTTAGTGCCATCATAGTAAGTTGTGGTAATTGCATCCCACTCTGCTTTTGCCATCGGAAAACGAATGAAATTTCCAATCAAGCTCTGCTCCAGAGAATTGATGGCCATCCCTTCACAATAGAGTTCTTGGTGCGCCAGTGGGGAAATGTTGGAGCAATCGAAAGAGGTTGTGGAAGATCCCCATTAATATATCCCAATTTGTCTTTGCTAGAGATATACAACTCGACAACTTGGGACCATAGGGCATAGTTGGTGCCATTCAACTTTATGCCAATTTGTGTAGCGGAAGCTTCATAGGTAATCGTCATCGGAATCATCGTCTGATTCGGGTTCAAGGTCATCGTCTGATTCGAGTTCGGGGTCGTCGTCTGAGTCAAGTTCAGGGTCGTCTTGGTAGGATCCTGATTTAGGATCAGGTTCGAGGTCTGAGTCTACATCTTCATTAGTTGAGCCACTtgggcactcaactcggcTATGGTTGGTTGAATGAGAGGAGGAAGCAATGGTGCTACCGCCATGAGGATTAGAAGAGTCATCCTCCCCCATGATAGCTGCTAGGGCttagaaactagagtcagcaaacccaagatcgccgctttgataccatgttaaaataagaaaattatgagagaatatttgtttgtgagaattttctgtatattcttctccttgtaggaggtcatatttataatacaacgaaacatGAATGGGCAAGtcaataataaattcctaaatctatttacagtaagaaatcataaattaaagtaaatcaattacaattataataggaattcttggtgtgtaaggaaagtaagtcaatagtccacaagtcacgccaacattTCCAACACggcaaaataaaaggaaaatctaGCTAATGAGTCCAAGTTTCAAACTTTTTATTGATCTGTTGGTGGGTAGATAGTAGAATTGGTCATGACTGAATTCTTGTTGACTGTTGAAGAAGGCACACAAATTTGCTCAAACGTAAGTAAGGCGCGGCTCATTTCTATATTACCATAATAATGAAACAATTGAAACGCAGATTGATTGACTTGGTCCGTTGCGGCTGACAAAGCTACAAATGGCATCAAACTCTGTTCATACATGGTTTTGTGGTCCAATTTATTGCATGGTTGGTTGACCACATGACCTGAGTTTCTCCAAAGGTGACAAAATTTTACATGCAGACCTGTATGCGACAAAATATCATCGCGCCATTTGTGGCAAAAACTCAAAGATAAACTCTTCTGCCTGCAATGGCACGATGATGACTTTGCCGCACAGCTGCCCAAGTCCAATCTCCACCAAATGACCCAAACCATGGGGTAGAACAGAAATTCAAGTccgctctctctccctctctctctctctctctctctctctctctctctctcctttctttAAAGTTTAAGTTCTTGGTGCAATACATTATCTAGAACTTGTCTGCAAATTGGTGCAATACATTATCTAGAACTTGTCTGCAAATTGGTTTTGTGCAGCCATGGAtgccaaaaccaaacaaagtTTGGTGCTTTTGCTTTGCTTATGCCTACATCTCAAAACCCATGTTTGCCTTGCAGTTGACACCATCACTGCAAACCAATCTCTCTCTGGCGATCAAACTATTCTCTCTGCAGAAAAGGTTTTTGAGCTGGGTTTCTTCAAACCAGGTAATTCTTCAAACTACTACATAGGCATGTGGTACTCTAAACGACTAGTATCTTTGGAGACCATAGTTTGGGTGGCAAATAGGGAAACACCAGTTTCTGATAGATTTTCTTCAGTCTTGAGGATCACAGATGGTAATTTAGTTCTTTTTAATGAGTCCAACACTCCAATTTGGTCCACATATTTAGCCTCCACCGCCAACTCAGGTTCTGCAGAAGCAGTTCTTTTAGATAGTGGAAACCTTGTCTTAAGAAATGCTGGGTCTAATGCTAATACATCAGAGCCTTTGTGGCAAAGCTTTGATCATCCAACTCATACATGGCTACCAGGAGCTAGAATTGGATTCAACAGTGTCACCACTTCATGGAAGAGTTCAGAGGATCCTGCACCAGGTCTTTTCACTCTTGAGCTTGACCCCAATGGAAGTAATGCATATCGCTTACTTTGGAATAGGTCTAGACAGTATTGGAGCAGTGGAGCATGGGATGAAAAGTCACGTATTTTCAGCGGGGTTCCTGAGATGAATCGTAACTATTTCTACAATTTCAGctttgttaaaaacaaaaacgaaagtTATTTCACCTATTCTATTTATAATACTCAGATAATATCTCGATTCGTGGTGCATACCTCAGGGCAGATTCAGCAACACACATGGTTGGAGAATCCTGGCAagtggaattttttttggagcaAACCAGGAAAGCGATGTGATGTTTATGATTTATGCGGGGCATTCGGCAGTTGCAACGAGGTAAACCCGGTCTCCTGTAATTGTTTGACAGGTTTTGAGCCAAAGTTGCAGAGGGATTGGAATTTGCAGGCTTATTCTGGTGGgtgtaaaagaaaaaccccTCTGCATTGTGAGAATGCTACTAGTGCTGACGGGAAGCAAGACCAGTTTCTGAAAAAGCCTGGGATGTCATTGCCTGAAAATGAGCAGTCTGTGAAGGTTGAGACTATTGCTGGATGTGAATCAATCTGCTTAAATAATTGCTCTTGCACTGCTTATGCTTATAATAGCAGTGGATGTTCAATTTGGATAGGAGACCTCTTCAATCTGCAAGAAATCACATCAAGTGATAGTCAGGGAATAACTTTGTACCTCAGACTTGCAGCTTCAGAGTTTAAGAGTCCTAAAAGCAATAAGGGATTGATTATTGGTGTTGTGGCAGGCTCAGCTGCTGGAATAGCAATTCTCTTAGGCCTTATTGTGGTTGTAATCTTGAGACAAAGGAAGAGAGTGACTGGAACGGGAAAAGCAGTAGAGGGTTCATTGGTGGCCTTTGGGTACAGAGATCTGCAAGATGCAACAAAGAACTTCTCAGAAAAATTGGGGGGAGGAGGCTTTGGTTCTGTTTTCAAAGGGACCCTGCCTGATTCATCTGTCATAGCAGTAAAGAAGCTTGAAAGTGTCAACCAAGGAGAGAAGCAATTCAGAACTGAAGTGAGCACAATAGGGACAATTCAACATGTCAATCTTGTCCGGCTTCGCGGGTTCTGCTCTGAAGGTACAAAAAGGATGTTGGTCTATGATTACATGCCGAATGGATCATTGGATTCTCACCTTTTCCATGATACGCGTCCAAATGTTTTGGATTGGAAAACAAGGTACCAAATTGCTCTAGGGACAGCAAGAGGGTTGGCTTATCTTCATTTGAAATGCAGAGATTGCATCATACATTGTGACATAAAGCCAGAAAACATTCTTGTAGATAATGAACTTGGTCCAAAAGTGGCAGACTTTGGCCTTGCAAAGCTTGTTGGAAGAGAGTTCAGCCGGGTCCTGACAACCATAAGAGGGACAAGAGGCTATCTTGCACCAGAGTGGATTTCAGGAGTGGCAATAACAATGAAAGCTGATGTTTACAGCTATGGAATGATGCTGTTTGAATTCGTGTCGGGACGAAGAAACTCTGAGCAATCTGAAGATGGCAAAGTTAGATTCTTCCCAAGTTGGGCTGCTAGCCAGATAAGCACTGCAGAAACTGATGTGCTGAGCCTATTAGACCCCAGACTAGATGGAAATGCTGATGTACAAGAGCTCACAAGGATTTGTAGAGTTGCTTGCTGGTGTGTTCAAGATGATGAGGCTCATAGGCCATCAATGGGCCAGGTGGTCCAAATCCTTGAGGGAGTTTCAGATGTCAACTTGCCACCAATACCAAGATCTCTCCAATTCCTTGGAGACGACCAGGAGCACATAATCTTCTTCACTGAGTCATCCTCAAGCCAGAGTTCACATCAAAGGAGCAATAACACTTCAACAGCTTCCTCTCAGACCAAGAGCACCACATCTTCAACCATCTCCAAGAGATCTGAAGAAGAGCGTCAAATAAACACTTGATGTGCCTTTTCCATTTGGTCATTTGGTTTGAGCCTTCTAAGTAATTGTCatttgtattatatatttttatatagtttcttttgatttggtaTGATAATTGTattattgtttatatatattccaaGAGCCTTGCTTCAGAACAAAGTCCTTGGAGATAAAATTGCTGTTTCTATTTGAAAAGCTTCATTTGCACAAATGAAAATTGGACTGAAAATTATAATTGAACCATTCTCGAGTGTGTTTCAATTGAACCACATAAATAGACGATTTAACGGCTAGACTCAAATATAATCAAAATGAGAGTTTGTCACTCTTGAGATATGCTCGtattttgtgaaattaaatatttgaagGTTGCTCTTCTTGAAAGAGATTAGAGAAAAATTAAGGAAGTTTGATGAAAGAATTGCAAGATTGTGCCATCATTTTTTATTCCTCTACATAAAATGGATAGAGCAAAAACGACAGCGTAGCAAACAGATGGCAAACATACAAAACCTTAATCAACCGTtaaaccccaaaaaagaacCCAACtattaatttttgcttttcaaaTTCGTTCCCGTTACGcgccttcttctttctctctcaggTACTCTCTCTGCAACtattatgattttctttttcattacaAATATAATCGACAGAAAATAGTTTTCCTTCAATCTTCTGTGGCTCTTGTTGTATTTCTCCCTTTACTTTCTATGAATTTTACTTAAAAAGATTGGATTTTTCCTTGAAAAGTAGACCACATATAAGTTGGGTATGTTAGGGTTTCTTTGGATGAGATTGAATTGCTATGTTCAAGTTTCTTGAGGATGGAATgaacccttcttcttcttttgtgtaCCCTCTTGGTGTGTGATTAGATTCGTCTAAAGAATATGAACGGAAAGGCGATGAACCAGAAAGGGGAAATTTTATGTACGGATAATCCTATATCTTTATGTACGGAAAATCCAGATGGAAAGATttaagagaagaagaagaaatggaaTAGGAAGA
It encodes:
- the LOC18783347 gene encoding G-type lectin S-receptor-like serine/threonine-protein kinase At2g19130 isoform X2, giving the protein MDAKTKQSLVLLLCLCLHLKTHVCLAVDTITANQSLSGDQTILSAEKVFELGFFKPGNSSNYYIGMWYSKRLVSLETIVWVANRETPVSDRFSSVLRITDGNLVLFNESNTPIWSTYLASTANSGSAEAVLLDSGNLVLRNAGSNANTSEPLWQSFDHPTHTWLPGARIGFNSVTTSWKSSEDPAPGLFTLELDPNGSNAYRLLWNRSRQYWSSGAWDEKSRIFSGVPEMNRQIQQHTWLENPGKWNFFWSKPGKRCDVYDLCGAFGSCNEVNPVSCNCLTGFEPKLQRDWNLQAYSGGCKRKTPLHCENATSADGKQDQFLKKPGMSLPENEQSVKVETIAGCESICLNNCSCTAYAYNSSGCSIWIGDLFNLQEITSSDSQGITLYLRLAASEFKSPKSNKGLIIGVVAGSAAGIAILLGLIVVVILRQRKRVTGTGKAVEGSLVAFGYRDLQDATKNFSEKLGGGGFGSVFKGTLPDSSVIAVKKLESVNQGEKQFRTEVSTIGTIQHVNLVRLRGFCSEGTKRMLVYDYMPNGSLDSHLFHDTRPNVLDWKTRYQIALGTARGLAYLHLKCRDCIIHCDIKPENILVDNELGPKVADFGLAKLVGREFSRVLTTIRGTRGYLAPEWISGVAITMKADVYSYGMMLFEFVSGRRNSEQSEDGKVRFFPSWAASQISTAETDVLSLLDPRLDGNADVQELTRICRVACWCVQDDEAHRPSMGQVVQILEGVSDVNLPPIPRSLQFLGDDQEHIIFFTESSSSQSSHQRSNNTSTASSQTKSTTSSTISKRSEEERQINT
- the LOC18783347 gene encoding G-type lectin S-receptor-like serine/threonine-protein kinase At2g19130 isoform X4, yielding MDAKTKQSLVLLLCLCLHLKTHVCLAVDTITANQSLSGDQTILSAEKVFELGFFKPGARIGFNSVTTSWKSSEDPAPGLFTLELDPNGSNAYRLLWNRSRQYWSSGAWDEKSRIFSGVPEMNRNYFYNFSFVKNKNESYFTYSIYNTQIISRFVVHTSGQIQQHTWLENPGKWNFFWSKPGKRCDVYDLCGAFGSCNEVNPVSCNCLTGFEPKLQRDWNLQAYSGGCKRKTPLHCENATSADGKQDQFLKKPGMSLPENEQSVKVETIAGCESICLNNCSCTAYAYNSSGCSIWIGDLFNLQEITSSDSQGITLYLRLAASEFKSPKSNKGLIIGVVAGSAAGIAILLGLIVVVILRQRKRVTGTGKAVEGSLVAFGYRDLQDATKNFSEKLGGGGFGSVFKGTLPDSSVIAVKKLESVNQGEKQFRTEVSTIGTIQHVNLVRLRGFCSEGTKRMLVYDYMPNGSLDSHLFHDTRPNVLDWKTRYQIALGTARGLAYLHLKCRDCIIHCDIKPENILVDNELGPKVADFGLAKLVGREFSRVLTTIRGTRGYLAPEWISGVAITMKADVYSYGMMLFEFVSGRRNSEQSEDGKVRFFPSWAASQISTAETDVLSLLDPRLDGNADVQELTRICRVACWCVQDDEAHRPSMGQVVQILEGVSDVNLPPIPRSLQFLGDDQEHIIFFTESSSSQSSHQRSNNTSTASSQTKSTTSSTISKRSEEERQINT
- the LOC18783347 gene encoding G-type lectin S-receptor-like serine/threonine-protein kinase At2g19130 isoform X1, translated to MDAKTKQSLVLLLCLCLHLKTHVCLAVDTITANQSLSGDQTILSAEKVFELGFFKPGNSSNYYIGMWYSKRLVSLETIVWVANRETPVSDRFSSVLRITDGNLVLFNESNTPIWSTYLASTANSGSAEAVLLDSGNLVLRNAGSNANTSEPLWQSFDHPTHTWLPGARIGFNSVTTSWKSSEDPAPGLFTLELDPNGSNAYRLLWNRSRQYWSSGAWDEKSRIFSGVPEMNRNYFYNFSFVKNKNESYFTYSIYNTQIISRFVVHTSGQIQQHTWLENPGKWNFFWSKPGKRCDVYDLCGAFGSCNEVNPVSCNCLTGFEPKLQRDWNLQAYSGGCKRKTPLHCENATSADGKQDQFLKKPGMSLPENEQSVKVETIAGCESICLNNCSCTAYAYNSSGCSIWIGDLFNLQEITSSDSQGITLYLRLAASEFKSPKSNKGLIIGVVAGSAAGIAILLGLIVVVILRQRKRVTGTGKAVEGSLVAFGYRDLQDATKNFSEKLGGGGFGSVFKGTLPDSSVIAVKKLESVNQGEKQFRTEVSTIGTIQHVNLVRLRGFCSEGTKRMLVYDYMPNGSLDSHLFHDTRPNVLDWKTRYQIALGTARGLAYLHLKCRDCIIHCDIKPENILVDNELGPKVADFGLAKLVGREFSRVLTTIRGTRGYLAPEWISGVAITMKADVYSYGMMLFEFVSGRRNSEQSEDGKVRFFPSWAASQISTAETDVLSLLDPRLDGNADVQELTRICRVACWCVQDDEAHRPSMGQVVQILEGVSDVNLPPIPRSLQFLGDDQEHIIFFTESSSSQSSHQRSNNTSTASSQTKSTTSSTISKRSEEERQINT
- the LOC18783347 gene encoding G-type lectin S-receptor-like serine/threonine-protein kinase At2g19130 isoform X3 yields the protein MWYSKRLVSLETIVWVANRETPVSDRFSSVLRITDGNLVLFNESNTPIWSTYLASTANSGSAEAVLLDSGNLVLRNAGSNANTSEPLWQSFDHPTHTWLPGARIGFNSVTTSWKSSEDPAPGLFTLELDPNGSNAYRLLWNRSRQYWSSGAWDEKSRIFSGVPEMNRNYFYNFSFVKNKNESYFTYSIYNTQIISRFVVHTSGQIQQHTWLENPGKWNFFWSKPGKRCDVYDLCGAFGSCNEVNPVSCNCLTGFEPKLQRDWNLQAYSGGCKRKTPLHCENATSADGKQDQFLKKPGMSLPENEQSVKVETIAGCESICLNNCSCTAYAYNSSGCSIWIGDLFNLQEITSSDSQGITLYLRLAASEFKSPKSNKGLIIGVVAGSAAGIAILLGLIVVVILRQRKRVTGTGKAVEGSLVAFGYRDLQDATKNFSEKLGGGGFGSVFKGTLPDSSVIAVKKLESVNQGEKQFRTEVSTIGTIQHVNLVRLRGFCSEGTKRMLVYDYMPNGSLDSHLFHDTRPNVLDWKTRYQIALGTARGLAYLHLKCRDCIIHCDIKPENILVDNELGPKVADFGLAKLVGREFSRVLTTIRGTRGYLAPEWISGVAITMKADVYSYGMMLFEFVSGRRNSEQSEDGKVRFFPSWAASQISTAETDVLSLLDPRLDGNADVQELTRICRVACWCVQDDEAHRPSMGQVVQILEGVSDVNLPPIPRSLQFLGDDQEHIIFFTESSSSQSSHQRSNNTSTASSQTKSTTSSTISKRSEEERQINT